From the genome of Cognaticolwellia beringensis, one region includes:
- a CDS encoding ParB/RepB/Spo0J family partition protein — MSQTKRRGLGRGLDALLTKPSDESADNNDKSESANKNAELQNLPIEQLHPGKYQPRKDMSAEALDDLANSIKSQGIIQPIIVRPVSEHSYEIIAGERRWRAAQIAELDTVPCIIKHVPDEAAVAIALIENIQREDLNAMEEAIALERLLIEFELTHQEVADAVGKSRTTVTNLLRLNNLNSEVKTLLEHGDIEMGHARALLALDNDIQTNTARIVVAKELNVRETEALIKKVQQPAKEVEEKPVDPNTKALEQSLSEKLGSHVAINHNKKGKGKLVISYSDLSELDGIVSRFNSF; from the coding sequence ATGAGTCAAACAAAACGTAGAGGTCTAGGTCGCGGTCTTGATGCCTTATTAACTAAACCATCAGATGAGTCAGCAGATAATAATGATAAATCTGAATCGGCAAATAAAAATGCTGAATTACAGAACTTACCAATAGAACAATTACACCCAGGCAAATACCAACCTCGAAAAGATATGTCGGCAGAAGCCTTAGATGACTTGGCTAACTCAATAAAATCTCAAGGTATTATTCAACCTATTATTGTGCGTCCAGTCAGTGAACATAGTTACGAGATTATTGCTGGTGAGCGTCGTTGGCGTGCAGCCCAAATTGCAGAGCTGGATACCGTACCTTGCATAATAAAACATGTACCTGATGAAGCAGCGGTTGCTATTGCTTTAATCGAAAATATTCAGCGTGAAGACTTAAATGCGATGGAAGAAGCCATAGCATTAGAGCGTTTGTTAATTGAATTTGAATTAACACACCAAGAAGTGGCTGACGCAGTAGGCAAGTCAAGAACCACGGTTACTAATTTATTGCGCTTAAATAATCTTAACAGTGAAGTTAAAACTTTACTTGAACATGGCGATATCGAAATGGGTCATGCGCGCGCTTTATTAGCATTAGATAATGATATTCAAACGAATACCGCTCGAATTGTTGTGGCGAAAGAGTTAAACGTTCGTGAAACAGAAGCCTTGATAAAAAAAGTACAACAACCAGCCAAAGAAGTTGAAGAAAAGCCAGTAGATCCAAACACTAAGGCTCTAGAGCAAAGTCTATCTGAAAAATTAGGTTCGCATGTTGCGATAAATCACAATAAAAAAGGTAAAGGTAAATTAGTGATATCTTACAGTGATTTATCTGAACTTGACGGTATTGTTTCTCGTTTTAATTCTTTTTAG
- a CDS encoding ATP synthase subunit I codes for MSLFIHNELAKPGRKFAFKQILISIIIVLACSVATYFIWGLSFAHSVLAGGAISIIPNFIFAHKAFKYAGARSSEKVLDSFYSGEKLKIVLTAVLFALAFRFLAIEPIAFFSSFCLVVALPLLTPFLFKL; via the coding sequence GTGAGTTTATTTATTCATAATGAGTTAGCTAAACCAGGAAGAAAGTTTGCTTTTAAGCAAATATTGATTTCGATAATCATCGTTTTGGCTTGCAGTGTAGCAACATATTTTATTTGGGGATTATCTTTTGCACACTCTGTATTAGCAGGTGGAGCAATCAGTATAATCCCTAATTTTATCTTCGCTCATAAAGCATTTAAATATGCCGGAGCAAGATCGTCAGAAAAGGTCTTAGATTCTTTTTATAGTGGCGAAAAATTGAAAATAGTATTAACGGCCGTTTTGTTTGCGCTAGCCTTCAGATTTTTAGCGATAGAGCCAATAGCTTTTTTCAGCAGTTTTTGTTTAGTAGTGGCTTTGCCGTTATTAACACCATTTTTGTTTAAACTTTAA
- the atpB gene encoding F0F1 ATP synthase subunit A translates to MSSGAEITSQEYIKHHLTNLSVGEGFMTVHIDTLGWSVFLGLVFIMLFRSVAKKASTGVPGKLQCAVEMVVEFVDDSVKSTFHGKNPVIAPLALTIFVWVLLMNAMDWIPVDLIPRIFELFGVHYMKAVPTTDPNMTFALALGVFVLILYYSIKVKGIGGFIKELTTQPFGHWSLYPVNFILEMVTLLARPLSLALRLFGNMYAGELIFLLIATIGVFQLPVHFLWAAFHLLIIPLQAFIFMMLTILYLSLAHEDH, encoded by the coding sequence ATGTCTTCAGGTGCGGAAATTACCAGCCAAGAATATATTAAACACCATTTAACCAATTTATCTGTCGGTGAAGGTTTCATGACCGTTCACATAGATACGCTTGGTTGGTCGGTGTTTTTAGGTTTGGTATTTATCATGTTGTTTCGTTCAGTTGCCAAAAAAGCAAGTACCGGTGTGCCTGGTAAGTTGCAATGTGCAGTTGAAATGGTCGTTGAGTTTGTTGATGACAGTGTTAAAAGTACCTTTCACGGTAAAAACCCTGTTATCGCGCCATTAGCACTAACCATATTTGTATGGGTATTGTTAATGAACGCAATGGATTGGATACCGGTAGATTTAATACCACGTATTTTTGAGTTGTTTGGTGTTCATTACATGAAAGCGGTACCAACAACAGATCCAAATATGACCTTTGCTTTAGCATTAGGTGTTTTTGTTCTTATCCTTTACTACTCAATTAAAGTAAAAGGTATCGGTGGATTTATTAAAGAGTTAACGACTCAACCTTTTGGTCATTGGTCGCTCTACCCGGTTAACTTTATTTTAGAGATGGTTACATTACTAGCTCGTCCGTTATCACTAGCACTTCGTTTGTTTGGTAACATGTACGCTGGTGAATTAATCTTCTTATTAATTGCGACAATTGGTGTATTCCAATTACCAGTACACTTTTTATGGGCTGCTTTTCACTTGTTAATTATCCCATTACAAGCGTTTATCTTCATGATGCTAACGATTCTATATTTGAGTCTAGCGCACGAAGATCACTAA
- the atpE gene encoding F0F1 ATP synthase subunit C: protein MLYIAVALLIGLGALGTAIGFGLLGGKFLESAARQPELAPQLQVKMFIVAGLIDAIAMIGVAIGLYLLFAVGVPA from the coding sequence ATGTTATATATCGCTGTTGCTTTATTAATCGGTCTAGGTGCTCTTGGTACTGCGATTGGTTTTGGTTTACTTGGTGGCAAATTCTTAGAGTCTGCTGCGCGTCAACCTGAATTAGCACCTCAACTTCAAGTTAAAATGTTCATCGTAGCGGGTCTTATCGATGCTATCGCAATGATCGGTGTTGCTATTGGCTTATACCTATTATTCGCAGTTGGTGTTCCAGCTTAA
- the atpF gene encoding F0F1 ATP synthase subunit B translates to MNLNMTLVGELIAFIVFVIFCMKYVWPPIIGAIEARQAIIADGLAASDRAAKDLELAQEKASAQLKDAKAQAAGIVEAAKKREAQIIEEAAVKAQAEKEKILASGHAEIDTERNQAKEELRQQVAVLAIAGAEKILERSIDAAVHSDILDKLVAEL, encoded by the coding sequence ATGAATCTTAATATGACCTTAGTTGGTGAATTAATCGCATTTATCGTATTCGTAATTTTTTGTATGAAGTATGTATGGCCACCAATTATTGGTGCCATCGAAGCTCGTCAAGCAATTATTGCTGATGGTCTTGCTGCTTCTGACCGTGCCGCTAAAGATCTTGAGCTTGCTCAAGAGAAAGCTTCAGCACAATTAAAAGACGCTAAAGCGCAAGCAGCTGGCATTGTAGAAGCTGCTAAAAAGCGTGAAGCTCAAATAATTGAAGAAGCTGCAGTTAAAGCACAAGCTGAGAAAGAAAAAATCTTAGCTTCTGGTCATGCAGAAATTGATACTGAACGTAACCAAGCTAAAGAAGAATTGCGCCAACAAGTGGCTGTTCTTGCGATTGCTGGTGCCGAGAAAATTCTTGAGCGTTCAATTGATGCCGCTGTACATAGCGACATTTTAGATAAACTTGTAGCTGAACTTTAG
- the atpH gene encoding F0F1 ATP synthase subunit delta — protein MSELTTIARPYAKAAFDFAIEANAIESWLEMLVFAAEVANDDTIKEYLSGGASVEQAQDIFLKVCDVQLDSNGQNLIKVMAENQRLLVLPQVVAQFRELKAEHEKTLSVDVTSAVELTAGQETTLCAALEKRLARKVKLNCKIDANVVSGLVIKAGDMVIDGSVRGKLSRLATIMQS, from the coding sequence ATGTCTGAATTGACAACCATCGCTCGTCCCTACGCTAAAGCGGCGTTTGATTTTGCTATCGAAGCAAATGCAATAGAAAGCTGGTTAGAAATGCTAGTTTTCGCTGCAGAAGTTGCTAACGATGACACCATTAAAGAATATCTTTCTGGTGGCGCGTCAGTAGAGCAAGCACAAGACATATTTTTGAAAGTCTGTGATGTTCAACTCGATAGCAATGGCCAAAACTTAATTAAAGTGATGGCTGAAAATCAACGTTTATTGGTGCTACCACAGGTTGTTGCTCAGTTTCGCGAATTAAAAGCGGAACATGAAAAAACACTTTCTGTGGATGTAACTTCAGCTGTTGAATTAACAGCTGGACAAGAAACTACATTATGCGCTGCGCTTGAAAAGCGTTTGGCTCGAAAAGTAAAACTTAATTGTAAGATTGATGCAAACGTAGTCTCTGGCTTAGTAATAAAAGCTGGTGACATGGTAATAGATGGTTCAGTACGAGGTAAATTGAGCCGCTTAGCAACAATAATGCAATCCTAA
- the atpA gene encoding F0F1 ATP synthase subunit alpha: MQLNSTEIAELIKSRIEQFDVVSEARNEGTIVSVTDGIIRIHGLADVMQGEMIELPGNRFAIALNLDRDSVGAVVMGPYADLAEGVKVKCTGRILEVPVGRGLLGRVVNTLGEPIDGKGPIENDGFAPVEMMAPGVIDRKSVDEPVQTGIKSIDAMIPIGRGQRELIIGDRQIGKSAIALDAIINQKNTGIKCVYVAIGQKASTVANLVRSLEEHGALDNTIVVVAGASEAAALQYLSAYSGCTMGEYFRDRGEDALIVYDDLSKQAVAYRQISLLLRRPPGREAYPGDVFYLHSRLLERAARVNEAYVERFTKGAVKGKTGSLTALPIIETQAGDVSAFVPTNVISITDGQIFLESNLFNSGIRPAVNAGISVSRVGGAAQTKIIKKLGGGIRLALAQYAELAAFAQFASDLDDATRAQLEHGQRVTELMKQKQYSPLSVAETAVSLFAAEKGFLNDIAINKVVDFEDALRSYVNNEHAELMATINEKGDYNKDIESGLAKAIEAFKATQTW; the protein is encoded by the coding sequence ATGCAACTGAATTCCACTGAAATCGCTGAACTGATCAAGAGTCGTATTGAACAGTTTGACGTAGTTAGTGAAGCTCGAAATGAAGGTACTATCGTTTCTGTAACAGATGGTATCATTCGTATTCATGGCCTTGCAGATGTAATGCAAGGTGAGATGATTGAACTTCCTGGCAATCGCTTTGCTATCGCGTTAAACCTTGACCGTGATTCGGTCGGTGCGGTAGTTATGGGTCCTTACGCGGATCTAGCTGAAGGCGTTAAAGTAAAATGTACTGGTCGTATTTTAGAAGTACCAGTAGGACGTGGCTTATTAGGCCGCGTTGTTAATACACTTGGTGAACCAATTGACGGTAAAGGACCTATCGAAAACGATGGTTTTGCTCCAGTTGAAATGATGGCACCAGGCGTAATCGATCGTAAGTCTGTTGATGAGCCTGTTCAAACAGGTATTAAATCAATCGATGCAATGATTCCAATTGGACGTGGCCAACGTGAACTTATCATTGGTGACCGTCAAATTGGTAAATCTGCTATCGCATTAGATGCAATCATCAATCAGAAAAACACCGGTATTAAGTGTGTATACGTTGCTATTGGCCAAAAAGCCTCTACCGTTGCTAACTTAGTACGCTCTTTAGAAGAGCACGGCGCGTTAGATAATACTATCGTTGTTGTTGCTGGTGCTTCTGAAGCAGCTGCACTACAGTACTTGTCAGCATATTCTGGCTGTACTATGGGTGAATACTTCCGAGATCGTGGTGAAGATGCATTAATCGTATATGATGATTTGTCTAAGCAAGCAGTTGCTTACCGTCAAATTTCATTACTTTTACGTCGTCCGCCAGGTCGTGAAGCTTACCCAGGTGACGTTTTCTATCTTCACAGTCGTTTACTTGAACGTGCTGCTCGTGTAAACGAAGCATACGTTGAACGTTTCACTAAAGGCGCAGTTAAAGGCAAAACAGGTTCTTTAACAGCATTACCTATCATTGAAACGCAAGCGGGTGATGTATCTGCATTCGTACCAACTAACGTAATCTCAATTACCGATGGTCAGATTTTCTTAGAATCTAACCTATTTAACTCAGGTATTCGTCCTGCTGTTAACGCTGGTATTTCTGTATCACGTGTTGGTGGTGCTGCTCAAACTAAAATCATCAAGAAGTTAGGTGGTGGTATTCGTTTAGCATTAGCACAATATGCCGAATTAGCAGCGTTTGCTCAATTTGCCTCAGATTTAGATGACGCGACACGTGCTCAATTAGAGCATGGTCAACGTGTAACTGAATTAATGAAGCAAAAGCAATACAGTCCATTGTCAGTTGCTGAAACAGCTGTATCTTTATTTGCCGCAGAAAAAGGCTTTTTAAATGATATCGCAATCAACAAAGTTGTTGATTTTGAAGATGCATTACGTTCATACGTAAACAATGAACACGCTGAGTTGATGGCTACAATCAATGAAAAAGGCGACTATAACAAAGATATCGAGTCTGGTTTAGCGAAAGCGATTGAAGCTTTCAAAGCTACTCAAACTTGGTAA
- the atpG gene encoding F0F1 ATP synthase subunit gamma, with protein sequence MAGGKEIKSKIGSVKNTQKITSAMEMVAASKMRKAQDSMAASRPYAENMRNVIGHIALGNLEYRHPYMEEREAKRVGYIVVSTDRGLCGGLNINLFKQVLADAGKQQSAGAEVEFAVVGSKATSFFNNMGAKVVSQISGLGDTPSLTDLVGSVKVMLNAYDNGEIDRLFIVYNKFVNTMTQKPTIDQLLPLPKSDDDAIKHRWDYIYEPDAQAILEHLLVRYTESQVYQGVVENLACEQAARMVAMKSATDNAGDLIDDLQLVYNKARQASITQELGEICAGAAAV encoded by the coding sequence ATGGCCGGTGGTAAAGAGATAAAATCGAAGATTGGAAGTGTAAAAAATACACAGAAGATCACCAGCGCAATGGAAATGGTTGCAGCAAGCAAAATGCGTAAAGCGCAAGATAGCATGGCTGCCTCTCGTCCATACGCTGAAAATATGCGAAATGTGATCGGTCACATCGCGCTTGGTAATCTAGAATATCGTCATCCATATATGGAAGAACGTGAAGCCAAGCGTGTAGGTTATATCGTAGTCTCAACAGACCGTGGTTTGTGTGGTGGTTTAAACATTAACTTGTTTAAACAAGTACTTGCTGATGCTGGTAAACAGCAATCAGCAGGCGCTGAAGTTGAATTTGCTGTAGTCGGTTCTAAAGCTACTTCATTTTTCAACAATATGGGCGCTAAAGTCGTTTCACAAATTTCGGGATTAGGTGACACCCCTTCACTTACTGACTTAGTTGGTAGTGTAAAGGTGATGTTAAATGCCTATGACAATGGTGAGATAGATAGATTGTTCATCGTATATAACAAGTTTGTTAATACGATGACGCAAAAACCGACAATCGATCAACTTTTACCTTTGCCTAAGTCAGATGATGACGCTATTAAGCATCGCTGGGATTACATTTACGAACCGGATGCTCAAGCAATACTTGAACATTTATTGGTTCGTTATACAGAATCTCAAGTATATCAAGGTGTGGTTGAAAACCTCGCATGTGAACAAGCCGCTCGTATGGTTGCAATGAAGTCTGCAACTGATAACGCGGGTGACTTAATTGATGATTTACAATTGGTATACAACAAAGCGCGTCAAGCAAGTATTACTCAAGAATTGGGTGAAATTTGTGCTGGTGCAGCAGCGGTATAA
- the atpD gene encoding F0F1 ATP synthase subunit beta translates to MSTGKVVQIIGAVVDVEFPQDAVPQVYDALNITEGDLSGLVLEVQQQLGGGVVRAIAMGSSDGLRRGLNVENTGNNIQVPVGTCTLGRIMNVLGEPIDEAGPIGEEEKWSIHRAAPAYADQAMSNELLETGIKVIDLVCPFAKGGKVGLFGGAGVGKTVNMMELIRNIAIEHSGYSVFAGVGERTREGNDFYHEMNDSNVLDKVSLVYGQMNEPPGNRLRVAFTGLTMAEKFRDEGRDVLFFVDNIYRYTLAGTEVSALLGRMPSAVGYQPTLAEEMGVLQERITSTKKGSITSIQAVYVPADDLTDPSPATTFAHLDATVVLSRDIASQGIYPAIDPLDSTSRQLDPLVVGTEHYETARGVQSTLQRYKELKDIIAILGMDELSEEDKLAVNRARKIQRFLSQPFFVAEVFTGSPGKYVSLKDTISGFKGLLAGEYDDLPEQAFYMVGSIEEAAEKAKNM, encoded by the coding sequence ATGAGTACAGGTAAAGTCGTCCAAATCATTGGCGCAGTTGTGGATGTAGAATTTCCACAAGATGCTGTACCTCAGGTATATGACGCGTTAAACATAACTGAAGGTGACCTTTCAGGCTTAGTACTAGAAGTACAACAGCAATTAGGTGGTGGTGTAGTTCGTGCTATCGCTATGGGTTCATCAGACGGTTTGCGTCGTGGTCTGAATGTAGAAAACACAGGTAATAACATCCAAGTACCAGTAGGTACATGTACGTTGGGTCGCATTATGAACGTATTGGGTGAGCCTATCGATGAAGCTGGCCCAATCGGCGAAGAAGAAAAGTGGTCAATTCACCGCGCAGCGCCAGCTTATGCTGACCAAGCGATGTCTAATGAACTACTTGAAACTGGTATCAAAGTAATCGATTTAGTATGTCCATTCGCTAAGGGTGGTAAAGTTGGTTTATTCGGTGGTGCTGGTGTTGGTAAAACCGTTAACATGATGGAACTTATTCGTAACATCGCGATCGAGCATAGCGGCTACTCAGTATTTGCTGGTGTAGGTGAGCGTACTCGTGAAGGTAACGATTTCTACCATGAAATGAACGACTCTAACGTACTTGATAAAGTATCGTTAGTTTACGGTCAAATGAACGAGCCTCCAGGAAACCGTTTACGCGTAGCGTTTACTGGTTTGACTATGGCTGAAAAATTCCGTGACGAAGGTCGTGACGTATTATTTTTCGTAGATAATATCTACCGTTATACCCTTGCTGGTACGGAAGTATCTGCATTGTTAGGCCGTATGCCATCAGCCGTTGGTTACCAACCAACACTTGCTGAGGAAATGGGTGTTCTTCAAGAACGTATTACGTCAACGAAGAAAGGTTCAATCACTTCAATCCAAGCGGTATACGTACCAGCAGATGATTTGACCGATCCATCTCCAGCAACAACCTTTGCTCACTTAGATGCAACGGTTGTATTGAGTCGTGATATTGCTTCGCAAGGTATTTACCCTGCCATTGACCCACTAGATTCTACTTCTCGTCAACTTGATCCATTAGTAGTTGGTACAGAGCATTATGAAACTGCCCGTGGTGTTCAATCAACATTACAACGTTACAAAGAACTTAAAGATATCATCGCCATCTTAGGTATGGATGAGTTATCTGAAGAAGATAAATTAGCAGTGAATCGCGCACGTAAGATTCAACGTTTCTTATCTCAACCGTTCTTCGTTGCTGAAGTATTCACCGGTTCACCTGGTAAGTATGTATCACTTAAAGACACTATCAGTGGCTTTAAAGGATTACTTGCAGGCGAGTACGATGATTTACCTGAGCAAGCTTTCTACATGGTTGGTTCTATTGAAGAAGCAGCTGAAAAAGCTAAAAACATGTAA
- a CDS encoding F0F1 ATP synthase subunit epsilon has translation MAIPTVNLSVVSAEEELFSGSISSLQITGSEGELGIMPGHAPLLTSLKPGMARIVKEDGVEEIIYLSGGMLEVQPNNVTVLADVAIRVADLDEQQALEAKERAEKHLNDHGGDVDYAEAATELARAVAQLRVIQASSR, from the coding sequence ATGGCAATACCAACTGTTAATCTGAGTGTTGTAAGTGCAGAAGAGGAATTATTCTCTGGAAGCATTTCATCATTACAGATCACAGGTAGTGAAGGCGAGTTAGGCATTATGCCTGGTCATGCACCTTTACTGACCTCACTAAAACCTGGTATGGCAAGAATCGTTAAGGAAGATGGCGTAGAAGAAATTATCTATCTTTCTGGCGGTATGCTCGAAGTTCAACCTAATAACGTTACCGTACTAGCAGATGTTGCTATACGTGTTGCCGATTTAGATGAACAACAAGCACTAGAAGCAAAAGAGCGAGCAGAGAAGCACTTAAATGATCATGGCGGCGACGTCGATTATGCTGAAGCTGCAACTGAATTAGCTCGCGCTGTCGCACAATTACGTGTCATACAAGCTTCAAGCAGATAA
- a CDS encoding complement resistance protein TraT → MRKWNKFIKISFVSLIITTLASCSAIHTSVAKRDLDVQTKLSTSIFVDPVPKAQRKIYLEVRSAVMEFDRNSFRKAISKQLVNSGNGYTLTDDPEKSQYRMSVFVRNLEKTTPEAASSALGAGFQGAGIGAVAAAATGSSYRGAAVAGLAVGLASTVANAFVQDVVYLLVADVQIKERAKKGVIVRRDSKVNSKISDDGATTQTYSEATNLKEYRTRVVTTANKANLELEEAQPLMFDKTAYAMSAFF, encoded by the coding sequence ATGAGAAAATGGAATAAGTTTATCAAAATTAGTTTTGTTAGTTTAATTATTACGACACTAGCGAGTTGTTCGGCAATTCACACTTCAGTAGCAAAAAGGGATTTAGATGTGCAAACAAAGCTCAGTACATCTATTTTTGTTGACCCTGTTCCAAAGGCACAAAGAAAAATTTACCTTGAAGTAAGAAGTGCTGTAATGGAGTTTGATCGTAACTCTTTTAGAAAGGCTATATCAAAGCAATTAGTTAACAGTGGTAATGGTTATACGTTAACGGATGATCCAGAGAAATCACAATATAGAATGAGTGTTTTCGTTAGAAACTTAGAGAAAACAACACCCGAAGCTGCTTCATCTGCATTAGGTGCTGGCTTTCAAGGGGCAGGTATTGGAGCGGTTGCTGCAGCAGCAACAGGTAGTTCATATCGAGGAGCTGCTGTTGCAGGGCTCGCTGTAGGTTTAGCTTCAACTGTCGCTAATGCATTTGTACAAGATGTGGTGTATTTACTTGTAGCAGATGTGCAAATAAAAGAGCGAGCTAAAAAAGGTGTTATTGTACGTCGAGATTCTAAGGTGAACTCAAAAATATCTGATGATGGCGCAACGACTCAAACTTACTCCGAAGCAACAAACTTAAAAGAATATCGAACTAGAGTTGTAACTACTGCAAATAAAGCCAACTTAGAACTTGAAGAAGCACAACCGTTAATGTTTGATAAAACAGCATACGCGATGTCGGCATTTTTTTAG
- a CDS encoding cytochrome b encodes MIRNQLLWKNSPQQYGLLSKLLHWLSALTVIVLFASGYWMVDLDYSSQWYQLVPHWHESVGILLLGFTLFRLVWRRFAGSPSDIETHTAIEKKASTSMIFILYVTLFTVLVSGFLITSANEKAIAVFDWFNVTPIVLTIKNQEDISGLVHYYVAYAMITFALLHALAALKHHFIDKDNTLKRMTKT; translated from the coding sequence ATGATTCGCAATCAATTATTGTGGAAGAATAGTCCGCAGCAATATGGCTTACTGAGTAAATTATTACACTGGCTTTCGGCATTAACGGTTATTGTATTATTTGCTTCAGGTTATTGGATGGTAGACTTAGATTACAGCAGCCAATGGTATCAATTAGTACCTCATTGGCATGAAAGTGTTGGTATATTATTATTAGGTTTCACGCTTTTTAGACTAGTTTGGCGTCGTTTTGCAGGCTCTCCTTCGGACATAGAAACTCATACAGCTATTGAGAAAAAAGCATCGACTTCAATGATATTCATATTGTACGTCACGCTATTCACTGTTTTGGTTTCAGGTTTTTTAATCACCAGTGCAAATGAAAAAGCCATTGCTGTTTTTGACTGGTTTAATGTCACACCCATTGTATTGACTATAAAAAATCAAGAAGACATTTCAGGATTAGTACATTATTACGTTGCATACGCCATGATTACTTTTGCTTTGTTACATGCATTGGCTGCATTAAAGCACCATTTTATTGACAAAGATAACACGCTTAAACGTATGACTAAGACATAG
- a CDS encoding YceI family protein, whose amino-acid sequence MKKILLASALLTSTVLMTASAADYVIDTEGAHASINFEASHLGFSVLAGRFNDFSGNFSYDKDNISASKVNVTIDTSSFDSNHAKRDKHVRSDDFLDVSKFAEATFVSNKVEDKGNGKLAITGTFTMHGVSKPLVIDAVTIGEGKDPWGGYRAGFSGTSTISMGEFGFKKDFGKVDLILHIEGIRQ is encoded by the coding sequence ATGAAAAAAATATTACTCGCTAGCGCACTATTAACTTCTACCGTATTAATGACTGCTTCAGCAGCTGATTATGTAATTGACACAGAAGGGGCACATGCCTCAATTAATTTTGAAGCTAGTCATTTAGGCTTTAGTGTACTTGCTGGTCGATTTAATGACTTTTCTGGTAACTTTTCTTATGACAAAGATAATATATCAGCGTCTAAAGTAAATGTAACAATTGATACTTCAAGTTTTGATTCGAACCATGCTAAACGTGACAAACATGTACGTTCAGACGACTTTTTAGATGTCAGTAAATTTGCGGAAGCAACATTCGTTAGTAACAAAGTTGAAGATAAAGGTAACGGTAAACTTGCCATCACAGGTACTTTTACCATGCATGGCGTTTCTAAACCTTTGGTTATCGACGCTGTAACAATAGGTGAAGGTAAAGACCCTTGGGGTGGTTACCGTGCAGGCTTTAGCGGCACATCAACTATTAGCATGGGTGAGTTTGGCTTTAAAAAAGATTTTGGTAAAGTTGACTTAATATTACATATTGAAGGTATTCGTCAATAA